A stretch of Aquificaceae bacterium DNA encodes these proteins:
- a CDS encoding cytochrome c has translation MGIGWLEVVVATLLISLVISLVLARGRHWLEPGFWKVAAVITSSVMAITLVLLTFHTVQAISMGSKRVPGPEVINKEIGYVYNADRRAMEPIVGKEVGLFGKVWSPKEAEELITKGKLVIQSRNCMDCHTLLGNGAYYAPDLTKAWLDPKWEKQIMPMVGANSREEAMKVWLMNPDKYPTWVRRMPNLRLTEEEARAVVAYLKWMSAIDTNGFPANFPEVQVSKQ, from the coding sequence ATGGGTATAGGGTGGCTGGAAGTAGTGGTTGCAACCCTTCTTATCTCTCTTGTTATCAGCCTTGTCCTTGCGAGGGGACGCCATTGGCTTGAACCGGGCTTCTGGAAGGTGGCGGCGGTCATAACAAGCTCCGTTATGGCTATTACGCTGGTGCTTCTGACCTTTCACACAGTTCAGGCTATAAGCATGGGAAGCAAGCGAGTTCCTGGACCAGAGGTTATAAACAAGGAGATAGGCTATGTTTACAATGCGGACAGAAGAGCAATGGAACCCATCGTAGGAAAGGAAGTGGGTCTTTTTGGAAAGGTATGGAGCCCAAAGGAGGCAGAAGAGCTTATAACAAAGGGAAAGCTGGTTATCCAGAGCAGAAACTGCATGGATTGCCACACACTTCTTGGAAATGGGGCTTACTATGCACCGGACCTTACGAAAGCCTGGCTTGACCCAAAATGGGAAAAGCAGATAATGCCCATGGTGGGGGCAAACTCAAGGGAAGAAGCCATGAAGGTATGGCTCATGAATCCCGATAAGTATCCAACATGGGTAAGAAGGATGCCAAACCTCAGGCTTACAGAAGAGGAGGCAAGGGCTGTTGTGGCATACCTTAAATGGATGTCTGCCATAGACACCAACGGCTTTCCTGCAAACTTTCCTGAAGTTCAGGTATCAAAGCAGTAA
- a CDS encoding cbb3-type cytochrome c oxidase subunit I translates to MERLYESQKLALWYFWTAIILFGAQLLFGLLAAIQFINPDFLYGTLNFMTNRMLHINAMVVWLLMGFIAGIYWFLPLETGREVVGIKLGKLAYFAFVGAVAVVVLVYLLKQYGSGDFFTMWFITEGREYIEAPRWADIGIVAVALIVAFNVVGTAVAARRLTGILGVLMVDLAFLFGLYLAGMFFTPNISVDQFWWWWVVHLWVEATWEVLVGVLMGWLLMHLLGTPRKIIEAWLYVEVMLVFGTGILGLGHHYYWIGTPEYWLGIGGFFSSLEPLPLVAMVIHAVYDAGVHKLKTVNRPALFWAFAQAFGNLFGAGVWGFMHTLPQINLFSHGTQLAAAHGHLAFFGAYVSANLALFYFALGKTRVKEGYILNGTPWKIAYVGLIIGMFGMTAALTVAGFAQTMIERATLGSTWEAFMQAQMHPWMEEAFRWRLFFGVMFFLSYIILLYDLLTAGRRVEALREAEVAG, encoded by the coding sequence ATGGAAAGGCTGTATGAATCACAGAAGTTAGCCCTCTGGTATTTCTGGACAGCCATAATACTTTTTGGCGCCCAGCTTCTCTTTGGTCTTCTAGCTGCCATACAGTTCATTAACCCAGACTTTCTCTACGGGACCCTCAACTTTATGACCAACAGGATGCTTCACATAAACGCAATGGTCGTGTGGCTACTTATGGGCTTCATAGCAGGCATATACTGGTTTTTACCCCTTGAGACAGGAAGGGAAGTTGTAGGAATAAAGCTGGGCAAGCTTGCCTACTTTGCCTTTGTAGGCGCGGTAGCTGTCGTTGTCCTTGTGTATCTTCTCAAACAGTATGGTTCTGGTGATTTCTTTACCATGTGGTTCATAACTGAGGGAAGGGAATACATAGAAGCACCAAGGTGGGCAGACATTGGTATAGTGGCTGTAGCCCTCATAGTTGCCTTCAATGTAGTAGGCACTGCAGTTGCTGCGAGAAGATTGACGGGAATACTGGGTGTTCTAATGGTAGACCTTGCCTTTCTCTTTGGTCTTTACCTTGCTGGTATGTTCTTTACGCCAAACATATCTGTTGACCAGTTCTGGTGGTGGTGGGTTGTTCACCTCTGGGTTGAGGCAACCTGGGAAGTCCTCGTAGGCGTTCTTATGGGATGGCTTCTGATGCACCTTCTGGGAACTCCAAGGAAGATAATAGAGGCGTGGCTATATGTGGAGGTAATGCTTGTCTTTGGAACAGGAATACTGGGACTCGGACACCACTACTACTGGATAGGAACGCCAGAATACTGGCTTGGAATTGGGGGCTTTTTCTCATCCCTTGAGCCTCTACCACTCGTTGCCATGGTTATACATGCGGTTTACGACGCCGGTGTTCACAAGTTGAAAACTGTAAACAGACCTGCACTCTTCTGGGCTTTCGCTCAGGCTTTTGGAAATCTCTTTGGTGCGGGCGTGTGGGGCTTTATGCATACCCTGCCCCAGATAAACCTCTTCAGCCACGGCACTCAGCTTGCTGCGGCGCACGGACACCTCGCCTTCTTCGGGGCTTATGTATCTGCAAACCTTGCCCTCTTCTACTTTGCCCTTGGTAAAACAAGGGTTAAGGAGGGATACATACTCAACGGAACACCGTGGAAAATAGCCTATGTGGGCTTGATAATAGGCATGTTTGGTATGACAGCAGCCCTCACCGTTGCGGGTTTTGCACAGACGATGATAGAAAGGGCCACACTCGGAAGCACATGGGAGGCTTTCATGCAGGCTCAGATGCACCCTTGGATGGAGGAGGCTTTCAGATGGAGGCTCTTCTTCGGTGTTATGTTCTTCCTATCCTATATAATCCTCCTGTATGACCTTCTCACCGCCGGCAGAAGAGTTGAAGCTCTCAGGGAGGCTGAAGTTGCTGGCTGA